In Gossypium raimondii isolate GPD5lz chromosome 12, ASM2569854v1, whole genome shotgun sequence, a single window of DNA contains:
- the LOC105765670 gene encoding probable auxin efflux carrier component 1c, whose translation MITLTDFYHVMTAMVPLYVAMILAYGSVKWWKIFTPDQCSGINRFVALFAVPLLSFHFIASNNPYTMNFRFIAADTLQKIIVLVVLAIWSKVSKRGCLEWTITLFSLSTLPNTLVMGIPLLKGMYGEFSGSLMVQIVVLQCIIWYTLMLFMFEYRGAKMLISEQFPDTAGSIVSIHVDSDIMSLDGRQPLETEAEIKDDGKLHVTVRKSNASRSDIFSRRSQGLSSTTPRPSNLTNAEIYSLQSSRNPTPRGSSFNHTDFYSMMAGGRNSNFGSGDVYGMSASRGPTPRPSNYEEDGSGKPRFHYHGQSGVTGHYPAPNPGMFSPTGSKGVKKPNGQAHQKVEDGGGKDLHMFVWSSSASPVSDVFGGGHEYGVTDQKEVRLAVSPGKVEGHRDNQEEFMERDEFSFGNRREMNNVQESGENNKVGEAIAIANPKTMPPTSVMTRLILIMVWRKLIRNPNTYSSLIGLTWSLISFRWNVEMPAIIAKSISILSDAGLGMAMFSLGLFMALQPKIIACGNSVAAFAMAVRFLTGPAVMAAASIAVGLKGVLLHVAIVQAALPQGIVPFVFAKEYNVHPDILSTAVIFGMLIALPITLVYYILLGI comes from the exons ATGATCACTTTAACAGATTTTTACCATGTTATGACCGCAATGGTACCACTTTACGTGGCCATGATTTTAGCTTACGGTTCAGTGAAATGGTGGAAAATCTTCACACCCGACCAATGTTCCGGCATCAACCGGTTCGTTGCTCTTTTCGCCGTTCCAttactttcatttcatttcatagcTTCAAACAATCCGTACACCATGAACTTCCGGTTCATAGCAGCTGATACACTACAAAAGATTATAGTTTTAGTTGTGTTAGCCATTTGGTCCAAAGTAAGTAAAAGGGGTTGTTTAGAATGGACCATAACATTATTTTCACTTTCAACATTACCCAATACTTTAGTTATGGGTATACCTTTACTTAAAGGTATGTATGGTGAATTTTCAGGGAGTTTAATGGTACAAATCGTTGTACTTCAATGTATCATTTGGTATACTTTAATGCtatttatgtttgaatatcGTGGTGCTAAGATGCTAATCTCTGAACAATTCCCCGACACTGCTGGTTCTATTGTGTCTATCCATGTCGATTCCGACATCATGTCGCTCGACGGTCGGCAGCCGTTAGAAACCGAAGCTGAGATTAAAGACGACGGTAAGTTGCATGTTACGGTTCGAAAATCTAATGCTTCGAGGTCTGATATTTTTTCGAGAAGGTCACAAGGTTTGTCTTCGACTACCCCCCGGCCATCGAATTTAACTAATGCTGAGATTTACTCTTTACAATCATCGAGGAATCCAACACCTAGAGGTTCGAGTTTTAACCATACTGATTTTTATTCTATGATGGCCGGTGGTCGGAACTCGAACTTTGGTTCCGGTGATGTTTATGGTATGTCTGCTTCACGTGGACCGACACCCAGACCATCAAATTACGAGGAGGATGGTTCTGGTAAGCCGAGGTTTCATTACCATGGACAAAGTGGTGTAACGGGACACTACCCGGCTCCTAATCCGGGTATGTTTTCACCAACTGGGTCTAAAGGTGTTAAGAAACCTAATGGACAAGCTCATCAAAAGGTTGAAGATGGTGGTGGTAAGGATCTTCATATGTTTGTTTGGAGTTCAAGTGCTTCTCCGGTATCAGATGTGTTCGGCGGCGGCCATGAATATGGTGTTACCGACCAGAAAGAAGTTCGGTTAGCTGTCTCCCCTGGCAAAG TGGAAGGACATAGAGATAATCAAGAGGAGTTTATGGAAAGAGATGAGTTCAGTTTTGGGAACAGAAGAGAAATGAACAATGTCCAAGAAAGTGGTGAAAACAACAAAGTTGGGGAAGCCATTGCCATTGCTAACCCTAAAACCATGCCACCAACGAGTGTAATGACAAGGCTGATATTGATTATGGTTTGGAGAAAACTTATTAGAAACCCCAATACTTATTCAAGCTTAATTGGTCTCACTTGGTCATTAATCTCATTCAG gtGGAATGTGGAAATGCCTGCAATAATAGCAAAGTCGATATCTATACTGTCAGATGCAGGTCTCGGCATGGCTATGTTCAGTCTTG GTCTGTTTATGGCATTGCAACCAAAGATCATAGCATGTGGGAATTCGGTTGCAGCTTTTGCAATGGCCGTGAGATTCCTTACAGGACCAGCTGTCATGGCTGCTGCTTCCATTGCTGTTGGTCTTAAAGGCGTTCTCTTACACGTTGCCATTGTCCAG gcAGCTCTCCCACAAGGAATTGTCCCCTTTGTCTTTGCCAAGGAATACAACGTACACCCTGATATTCTCAGCACAGC TGTTATTTTTGGGATGCTAATA